From the Aquirufa lenticrescens genome, the window TCAGAAATCGATGTTCGGAAATGTATCACGTATTACGGCTGATTTTGCAGACCTAACGTTTGCAGAGAAAGCGGTGTTAATTCCCTTGAGCGCCTTGGTTATCGTAGGCGGAATTTTCCCTTCAACAGTTTTAGGTTTTAGTGAGCCAGCGGTTCAGCAATTAATCCAATGGTTCAAATAAAATAGTATTAAAAAGCATTATGACGGCTATCATTGCATTATCACTTCTAGGTATTTTAAATTTATTCTTAGGCTTTTGGCTTTCGAGAAAAACTATCCAAGCGGCGACCCTATTGTTCTTAGCGGGCAGTATGGCTTTGACGGCTATGGATTGGAACCACGAAATGTTATGGTATGGACACATGTTCCACACCACGAATACCTCCATCAGCTTCAGCTTAATCATTCAATTAGCGGCCTTTATGGTGGTTAGTTTTTCCAAAGGCTTTGGCATCGACGAAGAGCATACGCATCCCGCAGAATACTATGCGATTCTATTGTTCTCGGTTGTAGGGGCTATTTTAATGGTTTCATTCGATCACTTGATCATGTTCTTTGTGGGCTTAGAAATCCTTTCCGTAGCGATGTATGTGTTAACGGGTTCAGATAAACGTAATTTGCGTTCGAACGAGGCGGCCTTGAAGTACTTCTTAATGGGTTCCTTCGCGACAGGTATTTTACTGTTCGGAATCACTTTAGTTTACGGCGCAACACGTTCTTTCTATCTTGCGAACATTGCGGTAGCCATCGCCAATACACCACCAGAATCAACTCCGGTATTTTTATCAATCGGGGTATTATTGATTTTAGTCGGTTTCTTATTCAAGATTTCAGCAGCACCTTTCCACTTCTGGACTCCAGATGTATACGAAGGAGCGCCTACGATCTTCACGATGTTTATGTCGACGGTGGTGAAGGCCGCTAGTTTTGCTGCCTTGTTCCAATTGCTTTCGGGTCCTTTCGGTACGATGTACGGAACATGGGTATATCCTATCTATTATGTTAGTATGTTGACGCTTTTAGTCGGAAATGTCACGGCAGCTTATCAACAATCGGCGAAACGTATGTTAGCTTATTCGAGTATTTCGCACGCGGGTTATATGTTGTTAACGGTGAGTGCAAATCAAGCGAGCACTCAATCGACTATCTTATATTATTCATTATCCTATACTTTAGCGACGATTGTGGCTTTTGGAGTAGTGATGTTAGTAGCGGAGTACCAAACAGGGCGCACCGAGAAACCAGAGAACTTCAGTTCTTTCGAAGGTTTAGCGAAGCAAAATCCGGGTTTAGCTTTCTGCTTTACCATCGCCTTATTGTCTTTAGCGGGGATTCCGTTAACGGCTGGGTTTTGGGGTAAATTCTTCGTCTTCTCTGACATCTTTAATCGCCACGTTTACTACCCAGTGATCTTAG encodes:
- a CDS encoding NADH-quinone oxidoreductase subunit N — its product is MTAIIALSLLGILNLFLGFWLSRKTIQAATLLFLAGSMALTAMDWNHEMLWYGHMFHTTNTSISFSLIIQLAAFMVVSFSKGFGIDEEHTHPAEYYAILLFSVVGAILMVSFDHLIMFFVGLEILSVAMYVLTGSDKRNLRSNEAALKYFLMGSFATGILLFGITLVYGATRSFYLANIAVAIANTPPESTPVFLSIGVLLILVGFLFKISAAPFHFWTPDVYEGAPTIFTMFMSTVVKAASFAALFQLLSGPFGTMYGTWVYPIYYVSMLTLLVGNVTAAYQQSAKRMLAYSSISHAGYMLLTVSANQASTQSTILYYSLSYTLATIVAFGVVMLVAEYQTGRTEKPENFSSFEGLAKQNPGLAFCFTIALLSLAGIPLTAGFWGKFFVFSDIFNRHVYYPVILAIVMSAVGVYYYFKGIIAIYFKEGDIERIELPGLVKFAMWACTLGTLLLGVYPSIVKNLF